Proteins found in one Primulina eburnea isolate SZY01 chromosome 16, ASM2296580v1, whole genome shotgun sequence genomic segment:
- the LOC140816882 gene encoding uncharacterized protein: MSKRSITDYFIQKNNEQLSKTSNDHLQSSSRSTLKTKKLKPDNEVALDPLEGNNSYYERDPGKRIRIWEYPCDKQDDVRREYVGMGPYQPIYEYPLVDFKHQKRSFQSSWFVKFPWLEFSKIKESAYCFPCYLFDVPSSYQKKFTVEGFKNWKRVNCKTCPLKRHEGDCNSLHSTAMQKWEGLKNVSQHIDRRMNKQSENIVKQNRLLIRTSIRAIRWLALQGCAFRGHDESVDSHNRGNFIELVKFQGELCKEIGDIILDKASKNAKYTSPSIQQEILKIIADLVRSKIRDEVGDAKFCILVDEATDESHRSQMAIVLRYVDCDGFVRERFFEVVGVDDTNSLTLKTHIRSILTQHKLLIENMRGQGYDGASNMRGEWNGLQALFLKDCPFAYYIHCFAHRLQLTLVAAAKEVSDVWLFFSKLSSIVNFVGSSSKRHSQLKSIREDEIIDLIESGELGTGTGVNQVSTLQRPGSTRWSSHYASVSRVIELFGSVCTLLEDFVGGKSVFSIRAEAKGFAEKKSRHSECNEFSHDYKIAFPENAR; this comes from the exons ATGTCAAAAAGAAGCATTACCGATTATTTCATCCAAAAAAACAATGAGCAGTTGtcaaaaacttcaaatgatCATCTTCAGTCAAGTTCAAGATCTACATTGAAAACCAAAAAACTCAAACCTGACAATGAAGTTGCTCTCGATCCATTAGAAGGAAATAATTCATATTATGAGCGTGATCCTGGGAAACGAATTAGAATATGGGAATATCCATGTGATAAACAAGATGATGTTCGAAGAGAATATGTTGGTATGGGACCATATCAACCTATATATGAATATCCACTTGTTGATTTTAAGCATCAAAAACGTAGTTTTCAGTCTTCTTGGTTCGTAAAGTTTCCATGGCTCGAGTTTTCTAAAATAAAAGAAAGTGCATATTGTTTCCCGTGTTATCTTTTTGATGTTCCTTCATCATATCAAAAGAAATTTACGGTTGAAGGATTTAAGAATTGGAAAAGAGTGAATTGCAAAACATGTCCACTGAAAAGACATGAAGGAGATTGCAATTCATTACATAGTACTGCTATGCAAAAATGGGAGGGCTTGAAAAATGTATCTCAACATATCGATAGAAGGATGAATAAACAATCTGAGAATATTGTAAAGCAAAACAGATTGCTTATAAGGACATCGATTAGAGCTATAAGATGGCTAGCATTACAAGGGTGTGCATTTAGAGGACATGATGAGTCTGTAGATTCTCATAATCGTGGAAATTTTATTGAACtcgtcaaatttcaaggagaaTTGTGCAAAGAAATTGGTGATATTATCTTAGATAAAGCATCTAAAAATGCCAAGTATACATCACCATCAATTCAACAGGAGATTCTAAAAATTATTGCCGATCTTGTGCGAAGTAAAATCCGTGATGAAGTAGGGGATGCTAAATTCTGTATTCTTGTTGATGAAGCAACTGATGAATCTCATAGATCACAAATGGCTATTGTTTTGCGATACGTAGATTGTGATGGATTTGTTAGGGAGAGATTTTTTGAAGTTGTTGGTGTTGATGATACTAATTCTTTGACTTTGAAAACACATATACGTAGTATCTTGACACAACATAAGCTTTTGATTGAAAATATGCGAGGTCAAGGATACGATGGTGCTAGCAACATGCGGGGAGAATGGAATGGATTACAAGcattatttctcaaagattgtcCGTTTGCATATTATATTCATTGTTTTGCTCACCGACTGCAACTTACATTAGTTGCAGCAGCTAAAGAGGTATCAGATGTGTGGctatttttttccaaattgaGTTCAATTGTCAATTTTGTGGGTTCTTCTTCAAAGAGACACTCTCAATTGAAATCAATTCGAGAAGATGAAATCATTGATTTGATAGAATCTGGAGAACTTGGAACTGGTActggagttaatcaagttaGTACTTTGCAACGACCTGGATCTACTCGATGGAGTTCACATTACGCTTCAGTTAGTCGAGTTATTGAATTGTTTGGTTCAGTTTGTACACTTCTAGAAGATTTCGTGGGGGGAAAGTCTGTCTTTAGTATACGTGCGGAGGCTAAAG GCTTTGCAGAGAAAAAATCAAGACATTCTGAATGCAATGAGTTTAGTCACGACTACAAAATTGCTTTTCCAGAAAATGCGAGATGA
- the LOC140816077 gene encoding uncharacterized protein — protein sequence MELNTRFTEQSIELLTLCEALNPNDSFKSFSESAIYSLIDKFYPNDFSKDDMKHLKTQLDHYKLDVFEDPRFKDVDSLPKLCRLLVETKKSRIYFIIDRLIRLVLTLPVSTATTERAFSGMKLLKTPLRNKMEQEYLNNAMVLYIEREIARDIDIDYMIDRFDLLKNRRLRLK from the coding sequence ATGGAATTGAATACACGATTTACTGAGCAATCAATAGAGCTTCTCACTCTTTGTGAAGCCTTGAATCCCAATGATAGCTTCAAATCATTCTCTGAAAGTGCTATTTATTCTTTAATCGATAAATTTTATCCCAATGATTTTTCCAAAGATGACATGAAACATTTGAAGACTCAATTGGATCATTACAAGCTTGATGTATTTGAAGATCCAAGGTTTAAAGATGTTGATTCTCTTCCTAAATTATGCCGACTACTGGTTGAAACAAAGAAGTCAaggatttatttcattattgaTAGACTGATTCGTTTAGTCTTGACTCTTCCAGTTTCCACTGCTACAACTGAGAGAGCATTTTCAGGGATGAAACTTCTCAAGACACCACTTCGCAACAAAATGGAGCAAGAATATTTAAACAATGCAATGGTTTTGTATATTGAGAGAGAGATTGCTCGTGATATTGATATAGATTACATGATTGATAGATTTGATCTTTTGAAAAATCGAAGGTTGCGACTAAAGtag